CGACATCTGAGACGCCCGCGATGACGGAAACTGAAGCACCGCCTCGCACGGGCCGTTGCGATCCGAACAAGCAAGAGCCGGCGGATCTGTCGGGAACCTACACCGGCAAATTGCAACATGGAACCGATGTTCGCGATGCGACGCTGACAATAAGCGGCAACAGTTTGACGATGACGTCCGGATCAGATTCGCACACCGGACGCATTACAGCGGTGACGACGTGTGGGTACACGGCGGTGACGATCATGCACGGCGACGGCGGAACTTCTGAACCTGGCAAAACGTCGCCGCCGAATAAGGTGATGTCGTTACGCGCGAAAAAAGTTGGCGACAGTCTGACGCTGATGAGCGTGCCGGGCGAACCTGAGAAGGTGATGTTTACGTCGGGCGGAGGAGCGCGGCGATCACGCCGTGAACGCCCACGCAGGCCGGCCCCTCCACCACCGCCAACACAGCCATAGGTGTCGTGGTAACTTTTTGCACGGGGCTGAGCGAATTTGTCCCGGTAAGCGGCTGAAGTAACCAGCCGGTTGTTAGTTTTGTTCGCTCAGTCTCGTGTTCTTGTGTTGAATTTCGTAGATGAAAGAAAAGATTCGCATCGCAGCAGGTCAGGGTTTCTGGGGTGATCTCCCCGACGCCCCCGTACGCCAGGTCCAAGGCGGGGCCCTCGACTATTTAATGCTCGACTATCTGGCTGAGGTCACCATGTCGATCATGCAGAAGCAGAAGGCGCGCGATCCAAATGCGGGCTATGCGCGCGACTTCGTGCCGCTGATGAAGCAAATTCTGCCGGCTTGCGTTGAACGTGACATTAAGGTCGTTGCGAACGCCGGCGGCGTTAATGTCCCTGGCTGCGCAACCGCGGTGCGAAACGTGGCGCAGGAGTTGGGCCTTGGCGGTAAAGTCAAAATCGGAATTGTCACGGGCGATGACATTCTCGATCGGATCGACGACCTGTTGAATCGCGGAGTCGAGCTCCGCAATCTGGACACGGATGAGCCGCTCGCGACTGTTCGCGATCGAATCCAAAGCGCCAATGCTTACCTCGGCGCCGCGCCGATTGTTGAGGCGCTCAACCGAGGCGCGAACGTGGTCATTACCGGACGCTCGACTGATACCGGACTGACTCTGGGCCCGATGATTCATGAGTTCGGGTGGGCGGCAGACGATTGGGACAAGCTCTCATCGGGAACGATCGCCGGTCACATCATCGAATGCGGCGCGCAGTGCTCGGGCGGAAACTGCCAGTACGAGTGGCAGAGCATCCCCGACCTGGCCGACGTGGGATTTCCGATCGCCGAAGCGTCGCCTGATGGCACATTCGTTATCACGAAACATGAAGGCACCGGCGGCCGCGTGAACGTTCCCTCGATTAAAGAACAACTGCTCTACGAGATGGGCGATCCGCACGCGTACATCACGCCGGACTGCGTCGCGGACTTCACCACAATTCGATTGGCGGATGACGGGCGAGATCGCGTGCGCGTGTGCGGGATCAAAGGTCGTCCGGCGACGGATTCTTTGAAGGTCTCGATCAGCTTTTCGGCGGGATTCAAGGCGGTTGGAACATTGGTGTACGCGTGGCCCGATGCCTACGCCAAAGCGAAAGCGGCGGATCAAATCCTGCGGTCGCGTCTCGATCGGCTTGGACTAAAATTCGATCAGGTGCTGACGGAGTTTGTTGGAGCAAACGCGACCCACGGTCCATTGGCCGGCGAGCCTTCACCGGACTTGGCCGAAGTGCAACTGCGCGTCGGCGTGCGAGGAGACGATCGCGCAGCGATCGAGCGGTTTACGAAAGAAATCGCGCCGCTGGTTTTGACGGGACCGCCAGCGGTGACGGGTTTTGCCGGCGGCCGCCCAAAAGTGGAAGAGATCGTGGCGTATTGGCCGGCGCTGATCCCGAAGAGCGAGATTGTCTCGCACGTCGAAGTGCTCGAAACGTAGGACAAAGAGGAAGACCAAACCTTGAAAGTGATCTTGACGCAACTTGCGCACGCGCGTTCGGGCGACAAAGGCGACACGGCGAATGTCGGACTGATCGCTTTGCGGGAAGAGTGGTATCCGCTCCTCGCACGCGAAGTGACCGCGGCGCGCGTAAAAGGGCACTTCGGCGCAATCTGCAAAGGCGAGGTCGAACGCTTCGAGTTGCCGAACCTCGGGGCGCTCAATTTTCTCCTGCATGAGAGTCTCGGCGGCGGGGGCACGCTATCGCTGATGACGGATGCGCAGGGGAAGACCTTTTCGACGGCGCTTCTGCGCATGGAAATTGACGTCGCAGATGAAGAAGCGTCTCGCCTGGGCCTCTCTTAATTTTCAGATGGCAGAATCCGAAACAGTATTGTTTGAGACGCGCGATGGCGTGGCGTACTTGACGATGAACCGTCCGGAAAAGCGCAACGCGCTGAATGAGGACCTGGTTACTGGGCTTAAGGCAGCGTTACGCCGGGCGAATGCAGATGATGCCACCCGGTGCATCGTGCTGCGCGGAGCTGGTTCTGATTTCTGTGCCGGGGCCGACCTGTCAGCCCTCCAGAAAATCGCCGGGGCTTCCGTCGCCGAGAACCTGGAAGATGCGCAGTCGCTCGCCGAGTTGTTTCTGTTGATTCGCGAGCTGAATGTTCCAGTTGTAGCTGCCGTTCGCGGTCGCGCGTTGGCGGGCGGCAGCGGGCTCGCGCTGGCTTGCGACATTGTTCTCGCCGAACGCGACGCGCGCTTTGGCTTCCCTGAAGTTAAAATCGGTTTTGTGCCGGCGATGGTGATGGCGATCCTGCGGCGGAGTGCGTCGGAGAAGAAGGCCTTCGAGTTGATTACGACCGGCGTTGAGATCTCAGCCGGCGAGGCTGCGCAACTCGGTCTGGTGAATCAGGTTTTTAACTCCGACAAGTTTGAGTCAGAAGTCGAATCGTTCGCGCGGGGCTTTGCAAAGATGAGTCGTTCTGCGCTCAGCTTAGCGAAAAAGCTTTTCTATTCAACTGACGGGGTGGCGTTTCCTGACGCGTTGGCCGCGGGCGTGGACATCAATGCTACCGCGCGGATGACGAAGGATTGTCGAGCGGGAATTGCGCGTTTTCTCGAGAAATAGCTCTCACTCGCGCGGCCGAACATTCTCGCGGATGAACTTCGCGATGTCCTGGGTTGAAGTGCCCGGCAGGAAAATCTCCGCCACTCCCTGTTCCTTCAGCTTCGGAATATCTTCTTGCGGGACGATGCCTCCCAAAACCACCAGGGTGTCTTTCATCCCCTGTTCGCGGAGTAGCGAGACGATGCGCGGACAAAGCGTGTTGTGAGCGCCGCTCAGAATCGAAACTCCGACCGCATCCACATCTTCCTGTAGCGCCGCAGCGGCAATCATTTCAGGAGTCTGACGGAGGCCCGTGTAAATGACTTCCATGCCGGCATCACGGAGGGCGCGCGCGATGACTTTCGCGCCACGGTCGTGACCATCAAGACCTGGCTTTGCGACGAGCACGCGAATCTTTCTTTCTGCTTGGGCCATTTTTGTTTGCTGAAAGGGAGCCGGCTTAGATAGCAGGTTCTTCATAGACGCCGTAGACGTCGCGCAGGGCCGAACAAATTTCCCCGAGCGTAGCGTACTCACGCACAGCTTCGATGGTCGCCAGCATTGTGTTGTCACCGGCCTCAGCCGCATGCCGTAGTTTGTCCAACGTTCTTACGACCGCTTGCTTGTCTCGCCGATCGCGCGTCTGTTGCAGTCGTTCAAGCTGGTGGTGCCGCACGGATTCGTCGATGACGAGAATCGGAACTTCAGTGCCCGTAGACTCCATTTGATACTTATTGACGCCGACAATCGTCTGCTCTCCAGCCTCCAGCGCTTTCTGATACTGATAGGCCGAGTCCTGAATCTCTCTCTGCGGAAAACCCTTTTCGATGGCTTCGACCATCCCACCCATGTTATCGATTCGCTCGAAATAGTCGCGCGCGCCGTCTTCCATCTTTTGCGTTAGCGATTCGACAAAATACGAACCGCCCAGCGGGTCAACCGTATTCGCAACCCCGCTCTCTTCAGCAATGATTTGTTGAGTGCGCAGGGAAAGTAGCGCGGCGCGATCAGTCGGGAGCGCCAGCGCTTCATCGTAAGAATCGGTATGAAGCGAATTCGTGCCGCCCAGCACGCCGGCGAGCGCCTGGATTGCGACGCGCACGACGTTGTTGAGCGGTTGCTGCACAGTCAAAGAAACGCCGGCTGTCTGCGTGTGAAACCTGAGTTTCAACGTGCGTTCACTCGATGAACCGAATCGATCACGCATGACTCTCGCCCAGATTCTTCTGGCCGCGCGGTACTTCGCAATCTCTTCAAAGAAGTCATTGTGCGCGTTGAAAAAGAATGAAATTCGCGGCACGAAGCGATCGATATCCAGCCCGGCGCGGATGCCCCAGTCGACATACTCAATTCCATCGCGCAGCGTAAACGCGAGTTCCTGCAGGGCGGTCGCTCCGGCTTCACGAATGTGGTAGCCGCTGACCGAAATCGGGTTGTACCGCGGCACCTGCTCAGTGCAGAACTCGAACGTGTCGATGACGAGCTTCATTGCCGAGCGGATTGGGTAAATCCACTCCTTCTGCGCGATGTACTCTTTGAGAATGTCGTTCTGCAGCGTGCCTGATATTTTCTTCCAATCGGCGCCTTGTTTTTCGGCCACCACCAAATACATCGCGAGTAGAACCGACGCGGGCGCATTGATAGTTTGCGACACAGTCACTTGTTCCAGGTCGATGCCGTCGAACAGAGCTTCCATGTCGGCAAGCGAGGAAACCGCCACGCCGCATTTGCCGACCTCTCCCTCTGACAGAGGAGAGTCCGCGTCATAACCCATCAACGTTGGTAAGTCATACGCGACCGAGAGCCCGGTTTGGCCTTCCCTTGAAAGATACTTGAACCTGAGGTTGGTCTCTTCGGGCGTGCCGAACCCGGCGAACTGCCGCATAGTCCAAAGCTTGCCCCGGTATCCGCTGGCGTGAATTCCGCGTGTGTAAGGAAACTCTCCGGGCGAACCGATGTCGTTTTCGGTGTTGATCTGTGCGACGTCCGCCGGGGAGTAGAGACGATTCACCTCGTCCAGTGACACCGTCCGAAAGCTCGACTTACGTTCGCCTGCGTTTCCGGAAGCCTTCGGCGGCTGCTCAATTGCGGTATCTGTCGTTGGCATTTGAAAAGAATGGCAGTTGCTGATTGAAATCTGATGTTATTGAAACGGTTTTAGGGTGTCAAACAGGAAGCAGTTGCGCAAAGAAGGATGCGCGGCTGCGATAAGGCTGCAGCCGCGCGATTTTGGAAGGACCCGACTTCGTGGACAGAGCAGCAGGGTAAAGCAGGTGCTGTTAGCGGACGAAGGAAATACTCGCCAGATTTGTAGCTGATCGAGATTTAAGCGGAACCACAACATCGCTGGGCCGCACCATACCAAGACGCGCTCTCGCCGCAGATTCGATTGTCGCAGGTTCCGTTGTGAGTCGAATAACTTCGGTTTGCAGGGATGCGTTGATGCGACTCAGAGTCGCAATCTCTGTTTCCATCTGATGAAACTGCCGTTCGGCAGCGCTCAGTTGCGTGTGCCCGCGGAAGTTGACGGTTACGCAAATCGCCGCGGTCGCGATCACTATCATTGCCAGGTAAATCCACGAGGGAACCACCCTGACCGTATTCGCTAACGCACGTTCAACTGTTCGCGAGTGTTGCGGGAGCGACCCAACCGCCAGTTGGGATGCCCCGGTGCGGGACATTAAGTGTCGGCTGTTAAGCCAGGAAGAATTTGCAGGGTGGTTCAAAGGACACCTCCGATTACGTCGGTCTAAGGTTTTGTTTGTGTTTGCGTTCGGCTTCGGTGTGGCGCCAAAGGCCCGTCCACTATCGTCGCCGCGACTCGCGCCGCTGCCCCGGGTCGAAACTGTCGACGTTGAGTGCCGATTCGCAACGAAGCCATCTTTCGTCTGGCAGTCACTCTCGATCGAGACGCCAGTTTTCCGATTGGGGGACTTATGGGCTGCGTATTCATTGATTACCGACTCCCGCTGTGGACTGAAAACTCGTGTTTTGCACTATATACAGCGTTTGCTACTGAAGCGGCCGCAACATCCGGTGGTACTTCGTCGGCCAATCCCCTTGCGAGTCAATGCTTTAGCGCAAGTGGCGTTGAATGTAACAGCGGTTTTACAGAGGCGCAATACCATTTTACTGCAACAAGTTAGCAACGTAACCTCAACGTTTACATCAAGTAACGGCGATTAAGCGCTTAATTCGGCGAACGCGCGGCGAACGGAAATGGGCTGAGGGCATTCCGCGGCCAAAGAGGTGTCCTGCTGACACGTTTCGCCTCTTTTGAATTTTGTGACACGTGTCGGGCCTCTGTTCGAGCTCGGCGACAAAGGTGATAACACAAGCGATAACAATAAGTTAGGTCATTACTGGAGCTAGGCACGCGTGTTGCCGATGGCTTCACTGGTATTCGTGTACACACCCCTAACGGAGATTCGATTTAGATGAAAGCAATTAAAGTCGCTGAGCGAGGCTTGACCCTGGTAGCTGGTGGGCTATTCAACGCCATCCAGGCTGTAAATAAGTACAAGCCAAATCCTTCTTTTACCCCGAAGTGGTCCGACAAACCGCTGCTCAAGTCATGGCAAAAAACAAAGCCTACCTTGGGATGGCCGAGAACGACTGACTCGCTGTGCCCGAATTGTGTCATCGAGGCGCGTGAGCAAATCCTGAGCGGCCAGAAGGACGTCTCGGTACTCATCAACGAGAAGGTTGGTGAGATCAAAGCTCAGATTATTGAACGTGATGGCGAGATTTGGATGATCAAGGATTGTCCCATCCACGGTAGTTTCGAAGACATGATGGCCATCGACTCGAAATTCCTCACGCATATCGAGGCGATGTTCCCCGGTCGAGATATCCAGTCGCATAACGACGAAAAGCTGCACAATCATGGCACCAGCACGATCAAATACGGTCGCGGTGCGGTGCTTACGGTCGACCTGACAAATCGCTGCAACATGATGTGCGATCCATGCTTCATGGACGCGAACCAGGTTGGGTTCGTCCATGAACTGAGCATGGAAGAGATTAGAGAGATTTTGGACAACGCGATCTCGATTAAGCCTCGCCGGCAGATGTCGGTGCAGTTCTCAGGCGGTGAACCGACGATTTCACCGCACTTCATTGAGGCGATTCGATACTCGCGGAAGGTTGGATACAACTCGGTCCAGGCGGCGACTAACGGTATCGAGTTCGCCAAGAGCAAAGAGTTCTGCCGTCAGGCCGCTGAAGCGGGTCTGCGTTACGTCTATTTTCAGTTCGACGGAATCGGCAACGATGCGAACAGCCACCGTCAGGTCGGCAATCTATTCGACGTGAAGCTCCGCGCGATTAACAATCTGCACGAGGCGGGCGTTGAAATCGTACTCGTTACCACGCTCGTCAACGGCATCAACAATGATCAGGTAGGTTCGATCATCCGTTTCGCGCTCGACAATCCCAAGAAGATTGCGTTTCTTTCGTTCCAGCCCGTTTCGTTCACCGGTCGTGATGAAGCAATTACACCTGAACGACGGCTGCAACAGCGCTATACGCTGTCGCACCTCGCACACGACGTGAAAAACCAGGTTGGCATCACTGAGCCGACGCGCGATTGGTTCCCGCTCTCGCTCATGGGCGCGTTTGCAGACTTTGCGGATCTCGTGCACGGTCCTGACGCTGACTGGGGCCAGGTTTCGTGCGGCTGCCATCCGAACTGCGGCGTGGGCACGGCCGTCATGATCGACAAAGAAACCAAGGAAATGAGTCCGGTTCCGGCGTTCCTGAATATTCCCGGTCTGGTGAAAGACATGCGGAAGATCACCGATGCGGCCCGCGGCAAATGGAAGTCGAACTTCATGATGGGGCTCGCTCTGCTGAAGCACTATCAACCGTTTGCGGCGCCCTCGCAGTTCAACCTGTATGAGCTCTTCAAGAAGTTCGACAAGTCCTTCGGCCTGACGGGAAAAGATTACGGCAAGGTCGACGGCAATCGGAGCGCCGAGGATATTGAGAAGCGTCGCTCGGATCGTTGGAACTTCCTGTTCATCGCGGGCATGTGGTTCCAGGATCTCTTCAATTACGACTTCCGCCGTACGGAGATGTGCATCATTCCCTACGGCACGCAGGAAGGCGAGATTAGCTTCTGCGCTTACAACACGGGCATCGGCTGGCGCAACATCATTGAGCACATGCACCAGAACGCGACCGTCGCCAAGTGGTACGACGAACACGGCCGCCACGAGATTTTTGCGGGTGGCAAAGCTGTTCCGATGGCTGACCCGACGCACAATCTCAAACTGAACGACATCGACCTGGCGCGTCCGAACAAGCCGCAGATGGAAGGGCCGAAGACGGCGCACGAAGAAAAAGTGATGATGCGGAAGCTTTATCAGGATATGGTGCTGAAGCAACAGCAACTCACGAAAGCGGACAACGGTGACAAGCCCGTCCAAATTCAGGGGCTCAACGGCAAGAAAAGCGCTGCCGTGGTCACGGTCTAACGTTGCTTCAATGGCTTCGAAGCCCCGCGGGTGAACTAAAGCTCGCGGGGTTTCTCATGTCCGCTTGACCCGACTCAATCACAGCGTGTTAAATAGCAGGTCGGAAACTGAACAGTCGAAGGAAGTGATGACTAGATGGCAGTAGTGAACGTCAATCCCGGCGAGTCAATCGAAAGCGCGCTCCGTCGCTTCAAGCGCAAGGTGATGACCGAAGAAATCATCAAAGACGCGAAGAAGCATGCTTTCTTTATGCCGCCGGGACAAAAGGCGAAACTCAAATCGGCTTTGGCTCGCAAACGTAACAAGAAGAAGGCACGTCCGCGGCCCCGTCCGACTAATTGAGATCAATCGGCCAATTAACCGCGACTCACCAGATCGATCCCAGCAAAACTGAGACTGGCCGTGCACGTTGAAAAAACGTTGCGCGGCAGTCTGCTTGATCGAACCTGGTATAAAATTGAGCGGCATCTGAATGACGCGCATTTTGATCACAAACGATGACGGCATCCACTCCGACGGGCTTGGCACCTTGGAGCGCGCGCTTCGCGAATTGGGTGACGTGTACGTGGTTGCGCCCGCATCTGAAATGAGCGGCGCATCGCACAGCCTCACACTGGCGCGGCCGCTGCGCATTCGCCAGGTAGACAGCCGGCACTGGACCGTGGATGGCACACCGACTGATTGTGTAACTCTCGCGCTCCACAAAATTCTTGGAGAGGACGAACATCCGCACGTTTGCGTCTCAGGCATTAACCACGGCGGCAATCTGGGTGATGACGCGACTTACTCGGGAACTGTGGCCGGCGCGCTGGAAGCGACGATCCTCGGCGTTCCGGGGCTCGCCGTGAGTCTGGTGGCGCGTGAGAACTTTGATTTTGCGGAAGCGGCGCGCTTCGCGGTGCTCGCCACCAAAAAAATTCTCAGCGAAGGTTTGCCGGAGGGCACGCTGCTGAACATGAACGTGCCGCAAGGCGAAATCAAAGGCGTGCGCGTCACGCGACAAGGCATTAAGAATGCGCGTCCCGTGATCACTGAGCACATCGATCCGCGGGGCAAACCTTACTTTTGGATTGGCGAACAGTATTTTCGTTCGAACGCGGAAGGCGGCACGGACTATAGAGCAATCGAAGAAGGCTACGTTTCAATCACTCCCTTGAAGAGCGACATGACTGACCACGCCCTCTTGTCGTCCCTGGATTCCTGGAGCTACCTGAACTCTGTAGAAGTGCTCCAAAGTTAAGACGCGCAACCTAACAACTTGAGTTTCTCTTCACAAGCAACAACGCTCAAAGCCGAGTACCGCATTCCGCGCGAGCGCATGGTCGAACGGCTGCGCGATCATTACGGCATCAAAGATCAGCAGGTGCTCAATGCGATGTTGACCGTGCCGCGGCACTTCTTCGTGTCGCAGGCCTTGCAGGGAACGGCGTACGGCGACCACGCTTTGCCCATCGATTTTAATCAGACGATTTCACAGCCATATATCGTCGGGCGCATGACGGAACTGCTGGAGCTCGACAAGAAAAGTCGCGTGCTCGAGATTGGCGCCGGCTCAGGTTATCAAACCGCGGTGCTCGCGCAGCTTGCTTCGCAAGTATTTGCCATTGAGCGCATCGGCGAACTCGCACGTCAAGCTCATGCGCGGCTTCGTGAGCTCGGGATTCATAACGCGACGGTCAAAGCTTTCGACGGCACGCTTGGCTGGAAAGCCCATGGCCCCTACGATGCAATTCTGGTGGCCGCGGGCGGACCGGTCATTCCTGATCCCCTCGTTTCACAATTACAAATCGGAGGCCGTCTGGTGATTCCCATCGGAGAGACGCGCGAGTCACAGAAGCTGGTGCGCGTGATCAAGACCGAGACGTCACACAAAGCTGAAGAGCACGGCGCTTGTCAGTTTGTGCCGCTAATCGGACAGCATGGCTGGTCAACTTAAGCAGTCAGATCTAAACAATGGATTCGCTAATCGAACTATTCCACTACCTGAAAGATCTTCTTAATCCGAAGATCATCATCGAGACGTTATTGGTGAAGGGTGGGATTTTCGTCTACCTGGGTCTGATCTTTATCGTGTTTGCCGAAACAGGTTTAGCGGTCGGATTCTTTCTGCCTGGCGACTCGTTATTGGTGGTCGCCGGACTGTTCGCCGCGACCGGCAAGCTCAATCTGGCGGCGTTGCTGTTGACTTTGTTCGTGGCCGCGGTCGTGGGTGACGGCGTGGGTTACTACACCGGCGCCCGTCTGGGGCCGCGCATTTTCAAGAAAGAGAAGTCGCTGCTGTTTCGACCCAGTCATCTGTTAAAGGCCCACGCGTTTTACGAGAAGTACGGCGGCAAGACGATCATCATCGCGCGTTTTGTACCGATTGTGCGGACCTTCGCGCCGATCGTGGCCGGCGCAGCAAAAATGCCTTACCGCAATTTTGTGGTCTACAACGTAGTGGGCG
The window above is part of the Pyrinomonadaceae bacterium genome. Proteins encoded here:
- a CDS encoding acyclic terpene utilization AtuA family protein — encoded protein: MKEKIRIAAGQGFWGDLPDAPVRQVQGGALDYLMLDYLAEVTMSIMQKQKARDPNAGYARDFVPLMKQILPACVERDIKVVANAGGVNVPGCATAVRNVAQELGLGGKVKIGIVTGDDILDRIDDLLNRGVELRNLDTDEPLATVRDRIQSANAYLGAAPIVEALNRGANVVITGRSTDTGLTLGPMIHEFGWAADDWDKLSSGTIAGHIIECGAQCSGGNCQYEWQSIPDLADVGFPIAEASPDGTFVITKHEGTGGRVNVPSIKEQLLYEMGDPHAYITPDCVADFTTIRLADDGRDRVRVCGIKGRPATDSLKVSISFSAGFKAVGTLVYAWPDAYAKAKAADQILRSRLDRLGLKFDQVLTEFVGANATHGPLAGEPSPDLAEVQLRVGVRGDDRAAIERFTKEIAPLVLTGPPAVTGFAGGRPKVEEIVAYWPALIPKSEIVSHVEVLET
- a CDS encoding enoyl-CoA hydratase-related protein — its product is MAESETVLFETRDGVAYLTMNRPEKRNALNEDLVTGLKAALRRANADDATRCIVLRGAGSDFCAGADLSALQKIAGASVAENLEDAQSLAELFLLIRELNVPVVAAVRGRALAGGSGLALACDIVLAERDARFGFPEVKIGFVPAMVMAILRRSASEKKAFELITTGVEISAGEAAQLGLVNQVFNSDKFESEVESFARGFAKMSRSALSLAKKLFYSTDGVAFPDALAAGVDINATARMTKDCRAGIARFLEK
- a CDS encoding cobalamin B12-binding domain-containing protein, with the protein product MAQAERKIRVLVAKPGLDGHDRGAKVIARALRDAGMEVIYTGLRQTPEMIAAAALQEDVDAVGVSILSGAHNTLCPRIVSLLREQGMKDTLVVLGGIVPQEDIPKLKEQGVAEIFLPGTSTQDIAKFIRENVRPRE
- a CDS encoding methylmalonyl-CoA mutase family protein, which translates into the protein MPTTDTAIEQPPKASGNAGERKSSFRTVSLDEVNRLYSPADVAQINTENDIGSPGEFPYTRGIHASGYRGKLWTMRQFAGFGTPEETNLRFKYLSREGQTGLSVAYDLPTLMGYDADSPLSEGEVGKCGVAVSSLADMEALFDGIDLEQVTVSQTINAPASVLLAMYLVVAEKQGADWKKISGTLQNDILKEYIAQKEWIYPIRSAMKLVIDTFEFCTEQVPRYNPISVSGYHIREAGATALQELAFTLRDGIEYVDWGIRAGLDIDRFVPRISFFFNAHNDFFEEIAKYRAARRIWARVMRDRFGSSSERTLKLRFHTQTAGVSLTVQQPLNNVVRVAIQALAGVLGGTNSLHTDSYDEALALPTDRAALLSLRTQQIIAEESGVANTVDPLGGSYFVESLTQKMEDGARDYFERIDNMGGMVEAIEKGFPQREIQDSAYQYQKALEAGEQTIVGVNKYQMESTGTEVPILVIDESVRHHQLERLQQTRDRRDKQAVVRTLDKLRHAAEAGDNTMLATIEAVREYATLGEICSALRDVYGVYEEPAI
- a CDS encoding septum formation initiator family protein; translated protein: MSRTGASQLAVGSLPQHSRTVERALANTVRVVPSWIYLAMIVIATAAICVTVNFRGHTQLSAAERQFHQMETEIATLSRINASLQTEVIRLTTEPATIESAARARLGMVRPSDVVVPLKSRSATNLASISFVR
- a CDS encoding radical SAM protein encodes the protein MKAIKVAERGLTLVAGGLFNAIQAVNKYKPNPSFTPKWSDKPLLKSWQKTKPTLGWPRTTDSLCPNCVIEAREQILSGQKDVSVLINEKVGEIKAQIIERDGEIWMIKDCPIHGSFEDMMAIDSKFLTHIEAMFPGRDIQSHNDEKLHNHGTSTIKYGRGAVLTVDLTNRCNMMCDPCFMDANQVGFVHELSMEEIREILDNAISIKPRRQMSVQFSGGEPTISPHFIEAIRYSRKVGYNSVQAATNGIEFAKSKEFCRQAAEAGLRYVYFQFDGIGNDANSHRQVGNLFDVKLRAINNLHEAGVEIVLVTTLVNGINNDQVGSIIRFALDNPKKIAFLSFQPVSFTGRDEAITPERRLQQRYTLSHLAHDVKNQVGITEPTRDWFPLSLMGAFADFADLVHGPDADWGQVSCGCHPNCGVGTAVMIDKETKEMSPVPAFLNIPGLVKDMRKITDAARGKWKSNFMMGLALLKHYQPFAAPSQFNLYELFKKFDKSFGLTGKDYGKVDGNRSAEDIEKRRSDRWNFLFIAGMWFQDLFNYDFRRTEMCIIPYGTQEGEISFCAYNTGIGWRNIIEHMHQNATVAKWYDEHGRHEIFAGGKAVPMADPTHNLKLNDIDLARPNKPQMEGPKTAHEEKVMMRKLYQDMVLKQQQLTKADNGDKPVQIQGLNGKKSAAVVTV
- the rpsU gene encoding 30S ribosomal protein S21; the protein is MAVVNVNPGESIESALRRFKRKVMTEEIIKDAKKHAFFMPPGQKAKLKSALARKRNKKKARPRPRPTN
- the surE gene encoding 5'/3'-nucleotidase SurE, whose protein sequence is MTRILITNDDGIHSDGLGTLERALRELGDVYVVAPASEMSGASHSLTLARPLRIRQVDSRHWTVDGTPTDCVTLALHKILGEDEHPHVCVSGINHGGNLGDDATYSGTVAGALEATILGVPGLAVSLVARENFDFAEAARFAVLATKKILSEGLPEGTLLNMNVPQGEIKGVRVTRQGIKNARPVITEHIDPRGKPYFWIGEQYFRSNAEGGTDYRAIEEGYVSITPLKSDMTDHALLSSLDSWSYLNSVEVLQS
- a CDS encoding protein-L-isoaspartate(D-aspartate) O-methyltransferase, with translation MSFSSQATTLKAEYRIPRERMVERLRDHYGIKDQQVLNAMLTVPRHFFVSQALQGTAYGDHALPIDFNQTISQPYIVGRMTELLELDKKSRVLEIGAGSGYQTAVLAQLASQVFAIERIGELARQAHARLRELGIHNATVKAFDGTLGWKAHGPYDAILVAAGGPVIPDPLVSQLQIGGRLVIPIGETRESQKLVRVIKTETSHKAEEHGACQFVPLIGQHGWST
- a CDS encoding VTT domain-containing protein — its product is MDSLIELFHYLKDLLNPKIIIETLLVKGGIFVYLGLIFIVFAETGLAVGFFLPGDSLLVVAGLFAATGKLNLAALLLTLFVAAVVGDGVGYYTGARLGPRIFKKEKSLLFRPSHLLKAHAFYEKYGGKTIIIARFVPIVRTFAPIVAGAAKMPYRNFVVYNVVGGFLWVFSMILAGYFLGSLLKSKFGIDLDEHIEWVVLIVVALSLVPPLIEYLKARREKAAQAKNAEV